The proteins below come from a single Nitrospira sp. genomic window:
- a CDS encoding 50S ribosomal protein L9, whose product MKVILQETLEGVGDLGDLLDVSNGFARNYLLPRKKAVEANSRNIKEFEHAKRAAAEKAKKEKLEIEAHGKKMSTVSITIAAQVGKDDKMFGSVTAKDIADSLAEQGFTVDRRKIQLAHPIKELGTHAIAVKLPREVTATIAVHVVKKQEETEAAEEAAPTA is encoded by the coding sequence ATGAAGGTGATTCTCCAAGAAACACTCGAAGGTGTGGGCGATCTCGGGGATCTGTTAGATGTCTCCAACGGATTTGCCCGGAACTACCTCTTGCCGCGCAAGAAGGCCGTGGAAGCCAATAGCCGAAATATCAAAGAATTTGAACATGCGAAGCGCGCCGCCGCCGAGAAAGCCAAGAAAGAAAAGCTGGAAATCGAGGCGCACGGCAAGAAAATGTCGACCGTCTCGATCACGATCGCAGCCCAGGTCGGCAAAGACGACAAGATGTTCGGGTCGGTGACGGCGAAGGACATCGCAGATAGCTTGGCCGAACAGGGGTTTACCGTCGACCGGCGCAAGATTCAGCTGGCGCACCCCATCAAGGAATTGGGAACCCACGCGATTGCCGTGAAGCTCCCGCGCGAAGTGACCGCGACGATCGCGGTTCACGTGGTCAAGAAACAGGAAGAGACGGAAGCTGCCGAAGAAGCCGCGCCCACGGCCTAG
- a CDS encoding UDP-3-O-acyl-N-acetylglucosamine deacetylase, whose amino-acid sequence MRFQQTIGSPVSCSGVGLHSGQPVTLTLRPAPPNTGIVFIYRHGSQDTLIPASISNKVPTELCTAISVNGHQIKTIEHLLAALVGMEVDNVYAEVDAGEVPVLDGSSNPFVRLIRAAGIIPQTRRQSYVKIMQPIEVIDGSKRVRIEPSSTPKITYSIHYDHPLIQTQSYTYTCSAQAFEQDIAMARTFGFLHEVEALWSRGLGKGGTLDNTIVLSKEGVVNESGLRCSNEFVRHKVLDLIGDIALLGFPFIGHIVAERSGHAMHTKLVEQILLQRDKWALITGEHAVAAPESRSSSLGLLRPAPSLAI is encoded by the coding sequence GTGCGGTTTCAGCAAACGATCGGCTCACCAGTTTCCTGCTCAGGGGTCGGACTCCATTCGGGCCAGCCGGTCACACTGACTCTTCGCCCCGCGCCGCCAAACACCGGTATCGTCTTCATCTATCGGCACGGATCCCAAGACACCCTCATCCCTGCCTCAATCTCTAATAAGGTCCCGACGGAACTCTGCACGGCCATCAGCGTCAATGGCCACCAGATCAAGACGATTGAGCACCTTCTTGCCGCGTTGGTCGGAATGGAAGTCGACAATGTGTACGCGGAAGTTGACGCTGGCGAAGTGCCCGTACTCGATGGAAGCTCAAACCCGTTTGTTCGCTTGATCCGCGCGGCCGGCATCATTCCGCAAACCCGACGCCAGTCGTACGTCAAGATCATGCAACCCATCGAAGTAATCGATGGATCAAAACGGGTGAGGATCGAGCCCTCATCAACACCGAAAATTACGTATTCCATCCATTACGACCACCCATTGATCCAAACTCAGTCCTATACCTATACTTGCTCTGCTCAGGCATTTGAGCAGGACATCGCCATGGCACGCACGTTCGGCTTTCTCCACGAAGTCGAAGCGCTGTGGTCGAGAGGACTGGGGAAAGGTGGGACGCTGGACAACACCATCGTGTTGTCCAAAGAAGGTGTCGTGAACGAATCCGGCCTGCGCTGCTCCAACGAGTTCGTCCGGCATAAAGTGCTGGACTTGATCGGTGACATTGCATTACTTGGATTCCCGTTCATCGGCCACATTGTGGCTGAACGGTCCGGTCATGCCATGCATACGAAACTCGTTGAGCAAATCCTCCTTCAGCGCGACAAATGGGCGCTGATTACCGGGGAACATGCGGTTGCCGCGCCAGAATCCCGATCTTCTTCTCTCGGACTGCTTCGCCCCGCGCCTTCTCTCGCGATCTAA
- a CDS encoding tyrosine-type recombinase/integrase — protein MRISGLGFQKNGKKVTHTYRAVQDICKAQKIENFIFHDLRHCAVTNLADAGVDTETIMKIVGHSSVEMFLRYRTIKAEKLDDAMSRLNTLITRRSPATSQALEIATV, from the coding sequence GTGCGCATTTCTGGGCTCGGGTTTCAGAAGAACGGGAAGAAGGTCACTCACACCTATCGAGCCGTGCAGGATATCTGCAAGGCACAGAAGATCGAGAACTTCATTTTTCACGATCTTCGGCACTGTGCAGTGACAAACCTGGCGGATGCTGGGGTGGATACGGAAACGATCATGAAGATCGTGGGCCATTCCTCGGTGGAAATGTTCCTGCGTTACCGAACGATCAAGGCTGAGAAACTCGACGATGCCATGAGCCGTTTGAACACGCTAATAACACGTCGCTCCCCTGCCACTTCGCAAGCTCTCGAAATCGCTACAGTCTAG
- a CDS encoding MerR family transcriptional regulator, protein MNIHRIHRVAKLTGLSRDVIRVWERRFDLLKPTRGANRYRNYSDEDVALLRYLKLQLDAGASIGDLAKAGREELISRMREAAPRTAVVDNTFDRLLRELLIALEPLDRVTFEKRLNGAVAVVPFEEALHGILLPLQERVGQLWHTGRISVAVEHYVTSQIKQKLYAAMNQLPVAEFGATVVVACPPGEEHDLAALAVAYRCRVRGCRVYYLGANVPILSLSNLCREITPDLTILSCTIALPDSSAIDLVQALTHDVAPLSKVLAGGQGTLAMRRDFTGTTIEVVETFAELDEELEDLTRRFPILG, encoded by the coding sequence ATGAATATCCACAGAATTCATAGGGTTGCAAAGCTGACCGGGCTCAGCCGCGACGTCATTCGTGTGTGGGAGCGCCGATTTGACCTGCTCAAACCGACAAGAGGCGCGAACCGCTATCGCAATTATTCGGACGAGGACGTGGCCCTGCTGCGGTATCTCAAACTCCAACTGGATGCAGGCGCATCAATTGGGGATCTCGCGAAGGCCGGACGTGAAGAGCTGATCAGTCGCATGCGCGAAGCCGCGCCGCGCACGGCCGTGGTCGACAACACGTTCGATCGGTTGTTGCGAGAGCTGCTGATCGCGCTGGAACCTCTGGATCGCGTCACGTTTGAAAAACGATTGAATGGCGCTGTGGCGGTGGTGCCGTTCGAGGAAGCGCTGCACGGCATCCTCTTGCCGCTGCAGGAGCGAGTGGGGCAGTTGTGGCATACCGGCCGAATCAGTGTGGCCGTCGAACACTACGTCACCAGCCAGATCAAACAAAAACTCTACGCCGCCATGAATCAACTTCCGGTCGCCGAATTCGGCGCCACGGTGGTCGTGGCCTGTCCGCCTGGCGAGGAACATGACCTTGCGGCACTGGCAGTCGCCTACCGCTGTCGTGTGCGTGGCTGCCGGGTGTACTATCTCGGTGCCAACGTCCCCATCCTGTCGCTCAGCAATCTCTGCCGCGAAATCACGCCGGACCTGACGATTCTCTCCTGCACGATCGCGCTCCCGGATTCCTCAGCCATCGACCTGGTTCAGGCGCTAACCCACGACGTGGCGCCCCTATCCAAGGTCCTGGCCGGGGGCCAGGGTACGCTGGCCATGCGCCGCGATTTCACGGGAACCACCATCGAAGTTGTGGAGACGTTCGCCGAGCTCGACGAGGAGTTGGAAGACCTCACCAGACGTTTTCCCATTCTGGGCTAA
- a CDS encoding serine hydroxymethyltransferase: MQDLIGSLDALKSTDLETYEAIVAEEQRQRDKLLLIASENFASPAVLAAQGSLMTNKYAEGYPGKRYYGGCQHVDTVESLAIERAKQIFGAEHVNVQPHSGSQANMAAYLAVLKPGDTILGLDLAQGGHLTHGSKVNFSGIIFRAFSYGVDRQTETIDYAAVRKIAEECRPRMLVVGASAYARTLDFAKFQDIAKSVGAYLLVDIAHIAGLIAAGLHPNPVPYADFVTTTTHKTLRGPRGGVTMCKAEHAKAVDKIIFPGLQGGPLMHVIAAKAVAFKEAMSPAFKRYQQQVVANARTLAQGLIERGYKIVSGGTDTHLMLVNLTPKGITGKEADAALDAAGIIVNKNAIPYDEKPPAVASGIRIGSPIVSTRGMREAEMREIVALIDRVLQHPQDSQVQAEVRAQAKTLCNRFPIFHAYDSSPA; encoded by the coding sequence ATGCAGGATTTGATCGGATCGTTGGACGCGTTGAAGTCGACCGACCTCGAAACATACGAAGCCATCGTCGCCGAGGAGCAGCGGCAGCGGGATAAATTGCTGTTGATTGCGTCGGAAAACTTTGCCAGTCCCGCCGTGCTGGCCGCTCAGGGCAGCCTGATGACGAATAAGTACGCGGAAGGCTATCCCGGCAAGCGCTATTACGGTGGATGCCAGCATGTCGACACGGTCGAAAGTCTCGCGATCGAGCGCGCCAAACAGATCTTTGGGGCAGAGCACGTCAATGTGCAACCGCACTCCGGGTCACAAGCCAACATGGCTGCGTATCTGGCGGTGCTGAAGCCGGGCGATACCATCCTCGGCCTCGACCTCGCGCAAGGGGGACACCTCACCCACGGCAGCAAGGTGAATTTCTCCGGCATCATTTTCCGAGCGTTTTCCTATGGGGTAGACCGGCAGACGGAAACCATCGACTATGCCGCGGTCCGTAAGATCGCCGAAGAATGTCGCCCGCGCATGCTGGTCGTCGGCGCCAGCGCATACGCCCGCACGCTCGATTTCGCCAAGTTCCAGGACATCGCCAAGTCGGTCGGTGCGTATCTGCTCGTGGACATCGCACACATTGCCGGGTTGATTGCAGCAGGCTTGCATCCCAACCCCGTCCCCTATGCAGACTTCGTGACCACCACCACTCATAAAACCCTGCGAGGTCCCCGCGGCGGCGTCACGATGTGCAAGGCCGAGCACGCCAAGGCGGTCGACAAGATTATTTTCCCGGGGCTGCAAGGTGGCCCGCTCATGCATGTCATCGCCGCCAAGGCCGTCGCCTTTAAGGAAGCCATGTCTCCGGCGTTTAAGCGGTACCAGCAGCAGGTGGTAGCAAACGCCCGCACATTGGCGCAAGGACTGATCGAACGCGGCTACAAAATCGTGTCCGGCGGAACCGACACGCATCTGATGTTGGTGAATCTCACGCCCAAGGGCATCACCGGCAAAGAGGCCGATGCCGCCCTGGACGCTGCCGGCATCATCGTCAACAAGAACGCCATCCCCTACGACGAAAAGCCGCCGGCAGTGGCCAGCGGCATTCGTATCGGCAGCCCCATCGTGTCCACGCGCGGAATGCGTGAGGCCGAGATGCGCGAAATCGTGGCACTGATCGATCGTGTGCTGCAGCATCCGCAGGACAGCCAGGTGCAGGCCGAGGTACGGGCGCAAGCCAAAACATTGTGTAACCGGTTCCCCATCTTTCATGCCTACGATTCGTCTCCCGCTTAG
- the nrdR gene encoding transcriptional repressor NrdR produces MKCPFCDDVEDKVVDSRMAKEGEVIRRRRECLSCKRRYTTYERVEETMPAVVKKDGRREPFDRSKIVSGLKKACEKRPISTTTIETVTDRIEKRIQDMGETEIDSTAVGEEVMKELSQLDQVAYVRFASVYREFKDIDQFMDEIKALAQQRRER; encoded by the coding sequence GTGAAGTGTCCTTTCTGCGACGATGTCGAGGACAAAGTCGTCGATTCGCGGATGGCCAAGGAAGGCGAGGTCATCCGGCGGCGGCGCGAATGCCTGTCGTGCAAACGCCGCTACACCACCTACGAACGGGTCGAAGAAACCATGCCGGCCGTCGTGAAAAAGGATGGACGCCGGGAACCATTCGATCGAAGCAAGATCGTCTCCGGGTTGAAGAAGGCCTGCGAGAAACGGCCGATCAGCACCACAACCATCGAAACTGTCACTGACCGTATCGAAAAACGCATTCAGGACATGGGGGAAACGGAAATCGACAGCACCGCCGTGGGTGAGGAAGTGATGAAAGAACTGTCCCAGCTCGACCAGGTGGCCTACGTGCGATTCGCCTCCGTGTACCGAGAGTTTAAGGATATCGACCAGTTCATGGACGAAATCAAAGCTCTGGCTCAGCAGCGCCGGGAACGTTAG
- a CDS encoding PDZ domain-containing protein translates to MHTHPAIGHGFLAALLGLCLAQGLGFSGPAWSDEGHEKAGSQGAVYGLEANIPDGVIGVALHVGAERVGDPSVLYIAQVLPDGPAEKAGLKQGDQVTTVDGAVLTGKTYEQVALMVRGEPGTVVKLGVKSEGGLRDVSVTRVAGQTLYKGQMGSHGSSSK, encoded by the coding sequence ATGCATACACATCCGGCTATCGGACATGGGTTCCTCGCCGCACTGCTCGGCCTGTGTTTGGCGCAGGGCCTGGGGTTCAGCGGGCCGGCCTGGTCCGATGAAGGCCATGAGAAGGCAGGGTCGCAAGGCGCAGTCTATGGCCTTGAGGCGAACATCCCGGATGGCGTCATCGGTGTGGCGCTGCACGTCGGGGCGGAGCGCGTGGGTGATCCCTCGGTGCTGTATATCGCTCAGGTGCTGCCGGACGGACCAGCGGAAAAGGCCGGGCTCAAGCAAGGCGATCAAGTGACCACGGTGGATGGGGCTGTGCTGACCGGGAAGACCTACGAGCAGGTTGCCCTCATGGTTCGTGGAGAGCCGGGCACCGTCGTCAAATTAGGCGTGAAATCGGAGGGTGGCCTGCGCGACGTGTCCGTCACGCGCGTCGCCGGTCAGACCTTGTATAAGGGCCAGATGGGATCCCATGGGAGTTCGTCCAAGTAG
- a CDS encoding winged helix-turn-helix domain-containing protein, translating to MEELTDILVGLEQRISAYRNRYQELEKKRRRLDDEIAMIKKYLELAETLYRVEADKAKLASLSSQIITDEKGIRPLPVTDVTDQSREILLGKSKYVGKSVPEAAYQILKEASRPMHAKELLQRLLEGGLQIKGKTPLTSVATSLKRDKRFQKVGPNTFAVTTQQELTAVV from the coding sequence GTGGAAGAATTGACCGACATTCTGGTTGGGCTGGAGCAGCGGATCAGCGCCTACCGGAATCGCTACCAGGAACTTGAGAAAAAGCGACGTCGGCTCGACGATGAAATCGCCATGATCAAGAAGTACTTGGAACTCGCCGAAACGCTGTATCGTGTGGAAGCCGACAAGGCCAAGTTGGCCAGCCTTTCCAGTCAAATCATTACCGATGAAAAAGGAATTCGCCCGCTTCCTGTGACGGATGTCACCGATCAGTCGCGCGAGATCTTGCTTGGAAAAAGCAAGTATGTCGGGAAGAGTGTGCCGGAAGCGGCCTATCAAATTCTCAAGGAAGCCAGCCGGCCGATGCATGCAAAGGAGCTGTTGCAGCGTCTGCTGGAGGGCGGATTGCAGATCAAGGGTAAGACGCCGTTGACCTCTGTGGCCACATCATTGAAGCGGGATAAACGTTTTCAAAAAGTCGGGCCTAATACGTTTGCGGTCACGACGCAGCAGGAATTGACAGCGGTAGTGTAA
- a CDS encoding response regulator transcription factor, which translates to MEKIKVLIADDHRVVREGLAAILKTKDDINVVGEAQDGAEAVEKAKTLMPDVILMDVSMPRMGGIEATRQIKREFPHMGIVALTMYEEQQYIFDLVRAGATGYLLKDSESSQIVAAIRAIYRGESLIHPSVASKILAEFSLMSQKKGKKPAWVEHDLTEREITVLRLVADGKTNKEIANSLDLSEKTVKNHVRNIFHKLQVYDRTQAAILAIRKGLIELEPRP; encoded by the coding sequence ATGGAAAAAATTAAGGTCCTGATCGCGGACGATCACCGCGTGGTGCGCGAAGGCCTGGCGGCCATCCTGAAAACTAAAGACGACATCAACGTGGTCGGAGAAGCGCAGGACGGCGCGGAGGCGGTCGAAAAGGCCAAGACCTTGATGCCGGATGTCATCTTGATGGATGTCAGCATGCCGCGCATGGGTGGCATTGAAGCCACTCGGCAAATCAAACGGGAATTCCCCCACATGGGGATCGTCGCCCTGACGATGTACGAAGAGCAACAATACATTTTTGATCTCGTCCGGGCCGGCGCCACGGGCTACTTACTCAAAGACTCGGAATCCTCTCAGATTGTCGCGGCGATCCGAGCGATCTATCGAGGCGAATCGTTGATTCACCCCTCCGTTGCCAGCAAGATCCTGGCCGAATTCTCCTTGATGTCGCAAAAGAAGGGGAAAAAGCCGGCGTGGGTCGAGCATGATCTCACCGAGCGGGAGATTACGGTCTTGCGATTAGTCGCTGACGGCAAGACCAACAAGGAAATCGCCAACAGTCTGGATCTCAGCGAAAAGACCGTGAAGAACCATGTGCGGAATATTTTTCATAAGTTACAAGTTTATGACCGGACCCAGGCCGCAATTCTAGCGATTCGAAAAGGCCTGATTGAATTGGAGCCGAGACCATAA
- a CDS encoding DUF393 domain-containing protein, with protein MSRYPLTVFYDGACPLCSREIAVMKRLDRQQRLRLCDFSIPGYDAASTGLNPERLGAVIHAQWSDGTIITGMEVFHAIWQAVSLGILAHLSRLPGIDTLMVSGYAWFARNRLWLTGRTACRSSACLKAAKPQT; from the coding sequence ATGTCGCGATATCCGCTCACGGTGTTCTACGACGGTGCTTGCCCTCTTTGCTCCCGTGAGATAGCGGTGATGAAGCGGCTCGACAGGCAACAACGGCTGCGTCTGTGCGATTTCTCGATTCCTGGGTATGACGCGGCATCAACCGGGCTCAATCCGGAACGCCTTGGGGCCGTGATTCACGCGCAATGGAGCGATGGGACGATCATCACAGGCATGGAGGTTTTCCACGCCATCTGGCAGGCGGTGAGTTTGGGAATCCTGGCTCACCTGAGCCGGCTTCCTGGAATTGACACGTTGATGGTCAGTGGCTACGCCTGGTTCGCGCGGAACCGGCTCTGGCTGACGGGCCGTACCGCTTGCCGTTCAAGCGCGTGCCTGAAGGCCGCGAAGCCGCAGACGTAA
- a CDS encoding inositol monophosphatase, with translation MHTTPMPSSDECSAYLSTAIRAAEAAGTVLLDRAKSGFRIDYKAAINLVTDADRQAEERIVQTILSAHPSHRILAEERGQDGSTDSPYQWIIDPLDGTTNFAHGFPFYSVSIGLEYHGACIVGAVLDPVHRELFTGVAGEGAYLNGQPLQVSPIDELERSLLVTGFAYNIRDTPNNNLDHFSRMSLRAQGVRRTGSAALDLCYVASGRFDGYWEVKLSPWDMAAGIVIVREAGGLISGFRRDIFSLYGQELVATNGLIHDQLLDVIHQRTNPR, from the coding sequence ATGCACACGACGCCCATGCCCAGTTCTGATGAGTGCTCCGCCTATCTTTCGACGGCAATCCGCGCAGCTGAGGCGGCCGGAACAGTCCTGCTTGACCGCGCCAAGTCAGGCTTCCGCATCGACTATAAGGCCGCAATCAATCTGGTGACCGATGCCGATCGCCAGGCAGAAGAACGCATTGTGCAAACAATTCTGTCGGCACATCCCTCTCACCGCATTCTTGCGGAAGAGCGCGGGCAGGACGGCTCGACCGACTCGCCCTATCAGTGGATCATCGACCCGCTGGACGGCACGACCAACTTCGCGCACGGATTCCCGTTTTATTCGGTCTCAATCGGGCTGGAATATCACGGGGCCTGCATCGTCGGTGCGGTGCTTGATCCCGTACACAGGGAGCTCTTTACCGGCGTCGCAGGGGAGGGGGCCTACCTGAACGGCCAACCTCTCCAGGTGTCCCCGATCGACGAGCTGGAGCGCTCGCTCCTAGTCACCGGCTTCGCCTATAACATTCGCGACACGCCCAACAATAACCTCGATCACTTCTCGCGCATGTCTCTGCGCGCCCAGGGCGTGCGGCGCACCGGTTCAGCCGCACTGGATCTGTGTTACGTGGCTTCGGGGCGGTTCGATGGCTACTGGGAAGTGAAGCTCAGCCCGTGGGATATGGCAGCGGGTATCGTGATCGTGCGGGAAGCGGGAGGCCTGATATCGGGATTCCGCAGAGACATCTTCTCACTCTACGGCCAGGAACTGGTGGCCACGAACGGCCTCATCCACGATCAGCTCTTGGATGTCATTCACCAACGTACGAACCCACGCTAA
- a CDS encoding PilZ domain-containing protein, with amino-acid sequence MKKRYSTRASVQSTAVLSCDGRMGQAEVVNLSVPGCLLRTRMALNVGQYVDVRLSFKSSPTPVQVKLAAVRWVGEGQVGLEFIRMSEADQARLRWLAGYIESRKPHANWSEPVVCVSAAHA; translated from the coding sequence ATGAAGAAGCGGTACAGCACGAGAGCGTCAGTTCAGAGCACTGCGGTCTTGTCGTGTGACGGGCGGATGGGACAGGCGGAAGTCGTCAATCTGTCCGTGCCGGGCTGTTTGCTCAGGACACGGATGGCGCTCAACGTGGGGCAGTATGTGGATGTACGGCTCTCCTTCAAAAGCAGCCCCACGCCCGTGCAGGTCAAGCTCGCGGCGGTGCGTTGGGTCGGCGAAGGGCAGGTGGGCCTGGAGTTTATCCGCATGTCCGAGGCGGATCAGGCGCGGTTGCGCTGGCTGGCCGGCTATATCGAGTCGCGGAAACCGCACGCCAACTGGAGCGAGCCCGTGGTCTGCGTGAGTGCCGCGCACGCCTAA
- a CDS encoding TIGR01777 family oxidoreductase: MRIVVTGGTGFIGHALVAELARGGHEVVVLSRKPTRAAHAAVRYVEWNGRSAGPWQADVRAADAIVNLAGAPIAEGRWTTARKRELLESRTLSTRALVDALAERSSPLSVCISASGVGYYGATDDRLLDERSPLGKGFLADLSAAWETEAMRVGQFGTRVVLLRTGMVLEKDGGALPKMVLPFRLFAGGPVLPGTQWVSWIHRADLIGLIQWALATPSLTGPLNAVAPEAVTMNTFCSTIGRTLHRPSWLPVPGVALQVALGELGTLMTTGQRVDPAKARAGGYVFRFPTLEPALRAILAAGREA, translated from the coding sequence ATGCGGATCGTCGTTACCGGGGGCACGGGATTCATTGGTCATGCACTGGTTGCGGAGTTGGCGCGAGGGGGGCATGAGGTGGTGGTGTTGTCCCGGAAGCCCACGCGAGCGGCCCATGCCGCGGTCCGGTACGTGGAGTGGAACGGTCGTTCCGCAGGCCCCTGGCAAGCAGACGTGCGGGCTGCCGACGCCATCGTCAACTTGGCCGGTGCGCCGATTGCCGAGGGACGATGGACGACGGCACGAAAGCGGGAGTTGCTGGAAAGCCGAACCTTGAGCACGAGAGCCCTCGTTGATGCGCTCGCAGAGCGGTCTTCGCCGCTGTCTGTCTGCATCAGCGCCTCCGGGGTTGGATATTACGGCGCTACCGACGACCGTCTACTGGATGAACGCTCCCCGCTCGGAAAAGGCTTTCTGGCCGACTTGTCGGCAGCGTGGGAGACCGAAGCCATGCGCGTAGGCCAGTTCGGCACGCGTGTGGTGCTGCTACGTACGGGCATGGTGTTGGAGAAAGATGGCGGGGCTCTGCCGAAGATGGTGCTGCCATTCCGTCTTTTCGCCGGAGGGCCGGTCTTGCCGGGTACTCAGTGGGTGTCGTGGATTCACCGGGCGGATCTGATCGGACTGATCCAGTGGGCCTTGGCGACGCCCTCGTTGACTGGTCCGCTGAACGCAGTGGCACCGGAAGCAGTGACCATGAACACGTTCTGTTCGACCATCGGCAGAACGCTCCATCGTCCCTCGTGGCTTCCGGTCCCCGGTGTTGCCTTACAGGTGGCGCTTGGCGAGCTGGGAACTTTGATGACCACCGGTCAACGTGTCGATCCGGCGAAGGCGAGAGCGGGAGGGTATGTCTTCCGGTTTCCGACGCTGGAGCCGGCCTTGCGAGCGATCCTCGCCGCGGGACGTGAAGCATGA
- a CDS encoding flagellar basal body-associated FliL family protein, producing MTMTLRITLALLLLGISCTLLWVGSRGGFSAPDLIPRTLSLNNKPSADPSPTSAGLTINLPAIVAPVDDGARFYYIQANLAVEIDRPATGTLIRERHDQIDRYIMEMLHTYPIQDLRAPGRSVTLREDLKRTVNRLLPIGQVRNVYITNWLMTPIGT from the coding sequence ATGACCATGACCCTGCGTATCACCCTTGCCTTACTACTTCTCGGCATCTCTTGCACCCTCCTATGGGTGGGCTCTCGGGGAGGCTTTTCTGCTCCCGACCTGATCCCACGCACACTCTCATTGAACAACAAGCCTTCCGCAGACCCATCACCGACATCGGCCGGCCTCACCATCAACCTCCCGGCCATTGTCGCCCCGGTGGATGACGGGGCGCGATTTTACTACATTCAGGCGAACCTCGCCGTGGAGATCGACCGCCCCGCGACCGGCACGCTCATCAGAGAGCGACACGACCAGATCGACCGATACATCATGGAAATGCTGCACACCTATCCCATTCAGGACTTGCGCGCGCCCGGTCGATCAGTGACGCTGCGCGAGGACCTCAAGCGCACCGTCAACCGTCTCCTCCCCATAGGCCAGGTTCGGAACGTCTACATTACCAATTGGCTGATGACGCCGATCGGAACCTAA
- a CDS encoding DUF4149 domain-containing protein — MSVMDAVMQYAHALAVAVLVGKVVLLSFVVAPILATQLEPDQFSAVVRRLFPAYYLLGMGAATLGLLSLIALGLVHGVNAWLLSTAGIWLVILLAESYCRTPLTPQSNAMRDRLKDQERQGAIDPVLQAAWNRLHQRSLYLNSLVLVGGLWLVGPMRHW, encoded by the coding sequence ATGAGTGTCATGGACGCGGTCATGCAGTACGCACATGCCCTGGCGGTGGCCGTTCTGGTGGGCAAAGTCGTGCTGCTCTCGTTTGTGGTCGCCCCGATTCTTGCGACGCAACTGGAGCCGGATCAGTTCAGCGCGGTCGTCCGCCGGCTGTTCCCTGCGTATTATCTGTTGGGCATGGGAGCGGCCACGCTGGGATTGCTGTCGCTGATCGCGTTAGGGCTCGTCCACGGTGTGAACGCCTGGCTGCTGAGTACTGCCGGCATCTGGCTGGTCATCCTACTGGCGGAGTCCTATTGCCGTACGCCGCTGACTCCGCAAAGCAATGCGATGAGGGATCGGCTCAAGGACCAGGAGCGGCAAGGCGCCATAGATCCGGTTCTACAGGCTGCGTGGAATCGATTGCATCAGCGGTCCCTGTACTTGAATTCGTTGGTGTTAGTTGGAGGTCTCTGGTTGGTCGGCCCAATGCGTCACTGGTAA
- a CDS encoding ribonuclease HI, translating into MNSLRVIQIFTDGSCLGNPGPGGWAYIIQDGERRTEGYGHCVETTNNRMEMMAAIEALKVLSSSQSVVLHSDSQLLIKTMTLGWKRKKNQDLWAELDQLAGQHRISWTWVRGHNGHPENEACDTLAQRAASMASSTRRAG; encoded by the coding sequence GTGAATTCGTTGCGCGTGATTCAGATTTTTACGGATGGTAGTTGTCTCGGGAATCCCGGCCCAGGAGGGTGGGCCTACATCATTCAGGATGGAGAGCGGCGCACGGAGGGATATGGCCATTGCGTGGAGACCACGAACAATCGCATGGAGATGATGGCGGCCATTGAAGCGCTCAAAGTTCTCAGCTCATCCCAATCAGTCGTGCTTCACTCCGATTCGCAACTGCTCATCAAGACGATGACGCTGGGTTGGAAGCGAAAGAAGAACCAGGACCTCTGGGCCGAGCTGGATCAGTTGGCGGGACAGCACCGCATCAGTTGGACATGGGTGCGTGGCCACAACGGACACCCTGAAAATGAAGCCTGCGATACCTTGGCGCAACGAGCCGCTTCCATGGCTTCTTCGACGCGGCGCGCAGGTTGA